The Drosophila sechellia strain sech25 chromosome 2R, ASM438219v1, whole genome shotgun sequence nucleotide sequence AATAAATAATGCGTCTCTGGCGACGGATTGCACGTTGCCATTGCCTAATGCTACGAGCCGTAAACTAATGAGATGTGTTGCATTGCCAAAGGTTCGGATGGGATTTCCAGGGTCGTATGCAGCTATAACTCGTTGCGGGCCACCACTTCCTGTATCCACCTCACAGTCTTCTGAACGTTGTGATAAATTCCTGTCAATGAATTGAACAGGTCTAGGTTTTTGATATGTTTGACAAGATATCCGAGTCTCACCTGGCTGATGATCTACTCCGCAACCGAATCCTGCACTGGTTATGCCCACAAGCACAAAGCGACCGCGCTCCTTGATCACCAGCGGACCTCCGGAGTCACCTGGGATACGTAAATGAAACAGGTTATTATATTAGAAGAATTAATTCTTTAAGCTAATGATATATTAAATTAGAATAATTATTTCCTTTACAATATGATCATCATATGCTTTGATTTAGAGTAGTTCattaaaattgccaaaaagAAAGAACATTTAAGTTTgttatatgatatatattttctttgtgAAACgggtatatatattatatcttgTTGGTACGTTAGTTAAAGTCTTTAGGtatgttttaaaaattttgcTTAATACAAGATCATATTAATTATCAGAAGTATGTaagccaaaacaaacaaaccactTCAAAAGCTAAGCCTGAAAGTATGCTGTGATACGCAATGAACTACGCAATGTCTCATAAAATGAACAGATTATGGTCTCTGAaccaaatttaatttagtggagaaataaagtaaatatatttaagggTCGGAATCTCATCCATAAAAGCTCACAAACTCATAACCAGATTAGTATTTCCTTTTAAAAAAGTTTACTTATAAACGAATCTATAAGAAATATGCTGAGcttacatattttatatttgcttaAGGACGTTAGGATGAAATGAAGCAACATTTCAGTGGCATTGACTCACCCAAGCAGGCATCCATATGGCCATCGGAGTGTCCGGCGCAGAACATCTCGGCCTTGATCTCGACATTTATTTGCTTGCTTTCGTGCCAGCGAATGCAGTCCAGTGTGGCTGAAATACaaaaaagtatatattataatatattttaataatagtaGGATTCAGCACCCACTTATGATGGGAACACTGGCGACTTGCAGCATGTTGGTGCCCGCGTGGCCCATATGCGCCTCCGTCTTGCCCCATCCGGCAATAAGACCCTTGCGCCCAATCAGCCGGATCGGATACTGCGGCAGGCAGATGGGCAGGATGTGCTCCGTGAAGGCCGTCGGCTGGGCCAGCTTCAACAGGGCCAAGTCATACCTATCCGGTTGGGTCATGCGGAAGTTGAAGCGCGGATGGATGATCTTCTGCAGCACTCCGTGCTTCTCCACGGGCAGCGGTTCGTGTATGTGACCCAGATCCTGCGTGTCCAGCTCCCCCAGGTACACGGTGATGTCCGCCAGGTGGGCCTGCTGGATGCAGTGGGCGGCCGTGGCCACCATGTTAGCCGAGATGAGCACTCCACCGCATTGGTACTCCGCGATGCGGATGTGCGCCTGCCACGGATACTCCGCAAACTGTGCCGGTCGACCGCCAATAATGCGCTTCTGAAGCGTGTTCTGCGCCGTCCGCGGCAGTCCACACTCGGGctgggaaaatattaaatatattaagtaaGGTACATGTACATGTATACATGCATGAGTCAATGCCGTTTAATGTCTATATGTCATATATGTAGGCACTCAACATTACATATGAAAGTCGCACACCGAAATGGGAAACCCCTGAAAATTAGTAGCATCTTCATTCTAGCTTTAATTAGAAAAATCCTGCCCGTCTGTCAAATGAAATTGCTCAATTATCCCGCTCTGCGGTCGCAATGGCTCAATTACCGCAGCACAGCAGACCCACCTTGGGATTGAGCAGCTCGTTGTCGTCACGTCTGCGCAGCATGATCCGCTTGGGCAGGCTGTTGAGGTTCAGCTTCAGCTTCCCATAGTCCACCAGGTTGGCCAGCGGCGATGAGGGTgagtggtgctgctgctggtgcggATGCTGGGTCTCGGCGACGCAGCAACTGAAGAGCCACTTGTTGCTGCCACATCCCTTCGCGTGCTTGCCGCCTTGGAGCCAGCAGGAGAAGCTCAGCTTGCAGGGCCACAGGCCGCTCTGGTGGACGCATTCCGCGGGCACCCCAAGCAGGGTGTTCAGAATATCTGGGCGGGATTGGGTCACTAGAGGTGGAGTTCCTACCGAGCGTGCATATGTACTCACTGGCTTGGCTGGGACTAGACTGGCAGatgagcaggaggaggaacaGGCACAGCCACAATAGCAACTGCATCTTGGCGTTCGATTCGTCACTATTCGCACTTTGCTTCTCCCGAGGAGGATGACACTCAAACTGAAACACTCATCAGAATGGGCTATAACGCTTTTGTTGCCAATGAAAGCATGACAGTTTCTtattcacttttaagctggcTCTGCGCTGCCGTTTTCTTCTTACGTTTCCTATTATTGCTGCTCCACTTTTACTAGAAGTCGGTGCTGTTTATGGGCCTGTCTGGGTGACTCACGGAGCTCTCGGGGAGCTGCTCGGCGGAAAAGAGATCTGTGTCCTTGATAGGCGAACAAGTTTCGGGGTCGCTTGCAAATGGGTCGCTGGTCGGGGCTAATGGATTTTTATATAACAATCATAATGGGAACCGTGCCAATTCTGTGCCGACTGGCTCGATGACACAGTTTTCCGTTCAGTTTTCCTTTTCCCAGCAGCCACGCACCAGCGTTTAACACCACATCTTTCGATTCCGATTTCTGAGAAGTGTTCTGGTATTCTTCCGGGGAATAAGCCACAACCGCACGCGCCGCTGGCCAAACGCAAACTAACTTCACGCCATTAGCCAAGAAAGACGCAGCAACAGGTTCATCTTGGTTCTGGTTCGGACTTCTCTTGCTGCTGCCAGTTGTAGTGACTGCTGTCTTaacttgttgctgctgctgctgtgagGCATCACATGTGCTGGCCGATCTTCTTCATCATCACTACTAATTATTACGAAATGCTGATGACGCCGCCAGCGGCGCAGGAAATGTTTTCCCAGtctattgtaattattttatgCGACATAATTGCAAGAACCGCTGCCATCTCTCGCCGGAATGGGAGCAGCTCAGTTCACTGGCGGCAAGCGGAGTGCTCTTTGGGGTTAGGCCATCTAGACAAGGGAGAACCACTAACCGAAATGGGGGCCACACATTCATTTAAGTAACTTTCTAACTTGTCGCCACCTGGGCGGATTAACATATTAAATAGGGTTCTTAGGTGTCGCCTATTTTAGTGCCATTGGGTGGATAGGTGAAAATGGATTTTAAGACCCAAGAAACTAAAAACTCATTTCTCATTCTTCTATATCTTTAAATCGGCTTAAGTGACACCGCATGCTTGATTgagatacaaatatatttgttgGTGTTAAAGAAGCAGGCCCTGATCCCAGTCCTGTCACCTGGCTTCCACTCGTCTGGCCTTCAGTACATCGTTGTTTGTTCTGTTGCAAACACATACAGACCCCAAACAGCAGATTCCGGCAGAAAGCACGTTCAGTCGAAGCACAACAAACGGTAACATGGCCCCCAACGATCCATCGCATCCTGGTGGAAAGTCACCCGCCGTGGCGATCGCCGCCAGCCACACCATCTCATACGTGCAGTGCCAGAACCTCAAGTACAACGTCATCATTCTCGGCTGGCTGGGCGTGATCATCTCCACCGTCATCCTGGGCAGTTCCGCGCTGACCATCCACTTTCGTCCGGACATCGAGCTGCTGCTCAACCAGTGGCCCATGAACTTGGTCCCGGTCGCAGAACAGCAGCTACTGATCAATTGTAAGTATTCCCTAATCTTAAGCACTAACCTTGGATTACCTAATGATGATTACTTGGCCACAGTGTTGACCATCTTTAGCTCCATTGTGTACGGACTGTCGCTGATCAACATGGGCGTcagtctgctgctgctgattggcATTGCCCGGGTAAGTAAAACAAGTGGATATTATTGCATTCTAATTTAGTTTCCAATTCGTGTTTGAATCAGTTGACTGGCAATCTTAATATATAAACTTTCAttcaatttataattaatttaattaatttaattataattaaatatgtcTTCGACAGGACTCAAGCTGCCTAATTTATCCCTGGCTTATCTATCATGGCGTTATTTTTGGCTTTGGTCTTTACTTGGGGGTTTTCTACGCGACCGCAGGTCTGTTCATTGACCTGTCGAGCTTTCTAATGTGTCTTCTGGTGTTTAACCTTGTGCTGGGTAAGCCGACTACATCTTGACCCGGTGATCCCAATTATTAACATGTACTTcagttatattttataagaTCTATCACGAGGTCTTCACCCTATTTCGCGTGATGGAGCAGCAGTCGAAGGATGGCGGAATGGGCGGACTCTACTACCAGGATGCGGAGCATGGATGGACTGCGGCTGGGGTTCCCTTTCAACATGTCTATGTGCCGCGTCTGCCGATGCAAAAGTAACATGCACATTGACCATTTGCAGACCCAGACTtcaacaccaacagcaacgaatggaaaaattagaaaaatatGTCATTTGGACTTTGCTTGTACTATTAATAAAACTTTCACGGGCTCgaattaatttcaatatttgtataatttatttacacaCGAAATGGAGTTCATAAATAGTTTTAAAATTACATAACAGCGCATATGACTAAGTAAATTAAACCGTAATTatcaattataattaatttaaggcTTAGGGTGcttgcagatacagatatatcGCACACGTGTGTATCTCTCAGATACGCACTGCCAATCCTAACTGCTAACTTGTACTGCGCTAATTTGTCtcttaatttaaattgtatttcttgtgTAACCATAAATTAGGCGGAGTGGATCGGAAGCGGAGCAAGGAGCAGAATGAAGTGAGTTATGTACAAAACAATCTGTGGCCCACTTAGCAGGCAGGTGCGAATGCGAATACGATTGCGATTGCGATGAGAATAAATTAGATGTTCATCGTGAGTCCGACGACGTAGGATACCCAGTCCACGGTCTTGCTGACGCTGTGATAGATTCCCGGCTGGCCGCGGGACGCGCAGGAGTAACCGGCAGAGACGACACCTAAAGGAGATCAATCGTATTAGTTAATTTTGTGAACCACAGGGACTATATACGCACCAATCAGGTACCAGCGCCCGTTCTTGTCGTGCATCAAAGGTCCACCGGAGTCGCCCTGGCACGAGTCCTTGCCTCCGTTGCGGTAGCCCGCGCAGAGCATCTCCTGGTAGATGACCACGTTGATGCCGTTCTGCCGGTGCCAGCGCTCGCAGATCCGGTTCTCGATCACGGGCACATCCACGGCCTGCAGCGTCTTGGGACGCAGCCGGGAGCCCGGGTTCAGAGCTCCCCAGCCGGCTGCCCAGCCGAATTTGCCCAGGAAGTCCTCGTTCTTCTCGGGCAGGCAAATCGGAGCTGTTAGTAAAAACAAATAGATGTAAGTACTTTGTTGTTTACACGCCTACATTTAGATTGGCTATGAACTAACTTCTGATTTGATCAGTtgtattataatataatatctgGAAAACTTACCTATGTGGGGCATGAAGTGCACGGTGCGCTCTAGCGTCAGCACGGAAATGTCGAAGCGGTCCGCCTGCGGCGTGAACTTGAAGTACGGATGCACATCGATGCGGCGGACTCCGAAGGTGTAGGCAGGCAGCGGCTCCACGGCCGAGTTGATCACGTAATCGCCCAGCGTGACATGCACCTGGCGCGGAGTGGCCCGGGCCACACAATGACCGGCGGTGACCACGTGTCGTCGCGAGATCAACGAACCTCCGCACCTGTGTAGAGGAAATCATGGGAGTAAGTACTAAGTACTGAGGAATCTAGCGCCAAGATGCTCACCTGGAGGAACCGATACGGATGTAGGCCTGCCAGGGAAAGGAGCCGAAGCCCGCATCATCGCCGCCCACAATGCGCCGCTGGGCGGTCTGCTTGGCCAGCGAAATGCCGCAGCCTGAAAGGGAGAGGAGTCGGATGAGTTGGAACCATGCACCAGGATCTCTTAGCGTAGGGGGATTTGGGTATCTGGGATGGGGTTAGTGGAAGCATTAACAACGGGGCGACCACCAAACAAGCGATTAGGCAAACAAGCTGCCGGGTCGAGTCGTCGCGTCTTGATGGGATTTGGGGTCTCTGTTTCGTCGTGGTCTACACTTGCACGTGGACGTGGAGCGTAATGCCGTTAAGCTATGTGTAATATATGGCTTAATTATCATTAGCGTGCTGTGGTAATTAACATGCTCAAGCCGGGCAATTAAACTTATTTTATACAGCCCCGCTGTCTTTTATTCGATGGGCGATGCGAGGCGACTCCTTCGCGGGTGGCTCTTGCTTGGTTTTTAGTGGCGTGCGTTGTTAGAGGCATCTTCGGTCCACATGCGGCTTAATTAGGCACTGAAAACTACCCAAGAGTgtaacaataacaaatgcGAGTTTCGAGTGCATAGCTACataacaaaacaacaaaacgaaCTACAAAACATACGTAAATTGTTAGGGGTGGCATGCAAATTATTTCTCAACTATTTCGCCTCTTATTTATATATCGGCAATTGAGTATTGGTACTTGGTACTGGGTGTACTGGGTACTGGGGGATTGGATACGGGTTGGGGTTTAGTGTGCACGTGCTTGGATTggtttggattggattggattcaATCAATTTGGCATTCAATCGATCTGAGGCTGCCACACTCACTGGGTTCGTTGTTCACGGGTCCGTAGTTCTTTTGCGGCAGATCGGTCAGATCTACGGCATTGCCGACGAAGTCCGAGCTGCCCAGATTGGCCGACTTGGCCGTGCGGTGGCAACAGCCGCGCAGCAGTCCGTCGCAGGTGCCCTGAATGAGGCCGCCGGAGAGCCAGCAGCCCAGGAAGAACTCGCACGTGCCGCCCCGGTGCTGGCACTCCGTGTCCGTTGTGATGTCGACTGTCGAATGGGAATCGGAGTTGCAATCGGTATGTTCTCGTGTTCGGGCGGGGTGTGTTCTGTGTGAGCGTGTGTGGGTTCTGGGTTCTGGGTTGGATTCTAGACTTTCTGGGTTTCGGGAGTAGGGTTACGTGGCCTAGTGCAAGCAGTTTCCCAGCAGCTGACTGACCCCTTCCTAAGCCCTACCGAATGCGGGTGGCGGTGGAGGGGGTTGAGATCGGGTCGGGGACGTGGCACTTACCTTTCTCCTTGAACGTGCTCGCCGACTGCGGACTGCTGGTCGCCTCCGAGGCGCTGTCCAGCTCCTGCAGACTGTAGTCATTGCGCAAATCCTGCACGGCGGCCAGTTCGTTGATGCCAAAGTTCTGGTCCCTGTTGGGATGCAAGggattaaatatatatatctaatgGTGCCTACACTTACATCCGAAGGAGCTTATCTTATATATCAACATTTACTCTTACCTGAAAGCAATGTTATCGCTGAAGTAGACTCCGTTTCCGGAGGGTCCGCTGCTGCCGGCGGGTCCACTGGGTCCGGTGGTGCCCACGTTGTCGTTGGTGGGGAAGACGACCCTCGGACTGCGTGACGACTTGTAGGGATAGTAGCGGCTCTTCCGGGTACCCTGGTACTCGCTGGGTCCCACGTACTCCTGGAAGTTCTTCTGCGGCCCAAACTGGCGGACCGGAGCAGGAGGACCAGTGCGGAACTCAGTGTCGCCGAAGTAGAAACCTCGCTGGGGTCGCTGCTGCGGTAGCGCGGTGATCGGTCCATTGATGTCCCCGAACTTGGTCACATCGTCGCGATAGAGCTTGAGGCCATGCGGCTTGGAGTTGCTCACCAAGCCGGGAAACTCGAAACTGGAGGACGCCGTGTCCGAGTCAAAGTAGAGCTGCCGGGTGTGTCGCGTCTCGTGCTGCTCGTACTGCGTGGGCGGCGGAACGGGAGACGCATCCTCGCTGTACGGCTGGGGATCATAGCCGCCGGCACTGGTGTCCCCAAATATGGGGTTGTCTTCGCGGTAGGCCTGCGGATGGAAGGGGCTGGCGGGCTTCAGGCTGTAGCTGGGAAATTGGAAGCCCACACGGCGACTGGTGTTCTCCGGCTCGGCGTACTCCAGCTTGTCCGTGGAACTGGCGGCGGCCAGGAGATCGCTGCGTTCTGTTCGCTCGGGACCCAGTTCCAATGCAAGCGGCTGCTGCTCCGGTCCAGATCCCTGGGTGGCCAGATCGGCGCCAAATTCATGGGCCACGGCGGCCACTCCATCGGCCGGAGGTCCCAGCGCGGAAAGCGTAGCATTCCGACTGGGACGCAGTTGCAGCAGCGCCGCGGATCCATTCTCCCCCTCCGTCTGCAGCGGTATGTACATGTAGTTGCGGCGGCGACCCTGGCGAGTCACATTCTCCGGTATCGTGGGCACCAGCTGCTTGGGCACAGTGATCAGCTCACCCTGCGGCAGTTCCACGGACGGGGCGGGAATGATCTCTACGGCGGCGTCCGAACGCCGCTGGGCAGTGGTTGAGTAGCCACCAAACTGACGAGCGGTGCGATAGGAACCGAAGGACTGCACCACCGTGCCATCGCTGCGCTGGCGCAGGTCCTTAAAGCTGATGTCGTCCTGCCGGCTGAAGCTCTGGTGTGGCGCATACAGATTGCGGGCGGTGGAGGTCGTGGTGGCCGCCGTCGCAGCCGCCGTTTGCCAAGGCAGCAGCTGGTGGCCGCTAAGAAGGGCGGCCGTGGTCACCgaggtggtgggcgtggccgcggatgaggcgcagcagcagtagGCGAAGAGACTAACGGCCAACGCCAGGCGGCTCCATCTCCAGGTGTTGCGTGTGCTCcggctggtggtggtggtggtggtattGGTATTGTTTTCGTCGGTGGCCACTAACATCTTACATCGAGCAGGATGAGCGGCGGTGAATGGTGGTTGTCGGGTGGTAATGACACTGGCTCCAATTAAGGTGCAGCCGCACAACTTCCTGCTCAGCGCCGCCTGAACTTGAAAACCAAACGCTGAACGCACCGAAGCCGCCCAATCCGATCCGGTCCCAAACGAGCTGGTCCGTTTCGCTTTTCCTACGCTCCGCTGCTCTGGCTGCTCTGCTGCAAAAGTGGATTCCAAGTGCTGTCAGCTGCGTGCCGCGTTCATTGATCTCCCCACTGGATTTTGGTCTGGGTATCGGCTTTTGGGATTTTCCGATTTTCTGATTTTCCGGCGCGGCTCTGTTACAATTTAGCTGGATTTGCGGCAATCTGTGTGCCTGCCGCCGATAGCTCAGCTCGTGTGGCAAGTTGCCGGTTTCGTTGCCAGTTGAATTGGTCCGGGTGCTGGGATGGGTTGGAAACGGCGATGGCGATACgaatggcgatggcgatgtcGATGGTGGGATGTTTGGATATGTGCTCGTGGGTCCGGCGGTTATTGGTCTGTGCTGCTCCAATGGCAATTATGGCAATTGCTGTTGACGCTTTAACAGCGGCGTTTCAGGCGGTTTCGTTCGGTTGCATGCTGCACCGCATCGCGACAACGTCCACGAGGAGCTCTGGCCACGAATCACTTCCTTAATTGCCTGCAACGGATAGACACAAACATAATCATTGGCGGACCGGTTTATTTCGGCAATTAGGAGTGGGTGTAAGTTAGCCCATGCTCGAATACTAAAATGACTACCTGCAGTAATCGCCGCTTTGCGCATTAAATTCCCATTAATTCCGTAGTAAATGACTTTTAAATCATCAATTTACGCCGAAAACTCGTTTAGCAGAGGTGCACTTGCCGCTTGCtacttgccacttgccactgcAACACGCGTTTCCTTGGTCACACATGTCACAGTTGGGTTTTTGGGAAACCTGTCGCCGCGATAAAAGCATCTCGGAAAACTGGAAAAACCATCATCAGCAGCTGGCGGCCGCTCGcagtgttttttttatatattattttatttaatttcttttttactttttgcgcATTTTTTTGtctaatttttggctttttctCCCCCTTCTCTTTTTGGATTTCACGTTTAACGATAGAAGGAAATGAATGAATGCAGCGAACAGCGCAATAAAAGCAACTACGAATCGCAGTTCAGTACCCTGTAGCCGCATACATTAGGGGTATATCAGTGTTGCTGCAGTGCATTATCACGGAACTAATTAATCAGGAAAGTGTGTTCGATGGGATGGGCTTGGACATGGCTAGTTGTATCAGTTGATTATGCTAATCACTTCGAGGGCTATTGGTCTACTCTTTCTTGTAACCGTGTGAAATTTTTACAGattgtttaatattataagaaaAAAACCTCAAAGATCTTGAAAGGTCTACTATATTGACAATTATGGGTTTTCCTATGGATTTTCTTTGCTATAGAAATGTTTAGAGCAACGGCACTCTCCAtgcaataaacaaatttatttgtagcaattattatataattgaatatatttcaaaatttaaaaattaaatgccaCTATTAGTTTAGTATTTTACTTCTTAAAACTCAGAACTCCTAGTCACATTGGGTTAGTCATCATAGCAATTCAGCCATGGCAGTCGAAAAGTAAGAGTTACCCAGCTTTTTGCTCTGGTCGGCAGCGTTGCAGCCGAAGTCGGCGTGTTTTCACTTTCATTTGGAGTTCAAGCACCATGGAGCAGCTGGTCGGCGAATGGCTTTTGCTTATTTGCCGCTCCGGCGAGCGCTTCCTTTAAATTTGTGCAAACTTGACACTTTGAACTTGATCTGCGGTGTGCTGCCTGGCGATTTTCCGATTCCGATGCACCAGGAAGCTGGCGAACGAAAACGTGACTCGGCGCTTCGACAGCTTTGCATAATGGTTAACACATTTTGCGGAcactttatgtatgtataggcAGGCGATggttatgaaatattatttttttttttttggcgacCCAACAGGTTTTGGTTTTGCCAGCCTGCGCTTGGAGCTTGGATGTTTTCCCTGCTGACGCATCGTGATGCAACCGTTGCAAAACTCAATTTACATTTCGGACAGTGCACGGTAAGTTCGGGCTAATCCCTGCTGCCCGGCCCACTGGATCTCTCCTGGATCGGGTTACGTAAGCCTGCTACTTCACCGACAGCTGCCCCATCATCATGACCACCATCCTCATCATTAAGATGATGATCATCAGCGCAGCAACAATGTGCATGCGTGTTGTTTCCATATGGAAACGGCCTTGAGTGAAGGACGCCGGAAACTGGCTTTCTGCGTCCATTTCTCTTTCTGCGCCTCTTACGCATAATTTACAATCGCTTTGTTGTGCTGT carries:
- the LOC6608272 gene encoding serine proteinase stubble isoform X1, with product MQLLLWLCLFLLLLICQSSPSQANILNTLLGVPAECVHQSGLWPCKLSFSCWLQGGKHAKGCGSNKWLFSCCVAETQHPHQQQHHSPSSPLANLVDYGKLKLNLNSLPKRIMLRRRDDNELLNPKPECGLPRTAQNTLQKRIIGGRPAQFAEYPWQAHIRIAEYQCGGVLISANMVATAAHCIQQAHLADITVYLGELDTQDLGHIHEPLPVEKHGVLQKIIHPRFNFRMTQPDRYDLALLKLAQPTAFTEHILPICLPQYPIRLIGRKGLIAGWGKTEAHMGHAGTNMLQVASVPIITTLDCIRWHESKQINVEIKAEMFCAGHSDGHMDACLGDSGGPLVIKERGRFVLVGITSAGFGCGVDHQPEDCEVDTGSGGPQRVIAAYDPGNPIRTFGNATHLISLRLVALGNGNVQSVARDALFIRFNKQNN
- the LOC6608272 gene encoding serine proteinase stubble isoform X2 yields the protein MQLLLWLCLFLLLLICQSSPSQANILNTLLGVPAECVHQSGLWPCKLSFSCWLQGGKHAKGCGSNKWLFSCCVAETQHPHQQQHHSPSSPLANLVDYGKLKLNLNSLPKRIMLRRRDDNELLNPKPECGLPRTAQNTLQKRIIGGRPAQFAEYPWQAHIRIAEYQCGGVLISANMVATAAHCIQQAHLADITVYLGELDTQDLGHIHEPLPVEKHGVLQKIIHPRFNFRMTQPDRYDLALLKLAQPTAFTEHILPICLPQYPIRLIGRKGLIAGWGKTEAHMGHAGTNMLQVASVPIITTLDCIRWHESKQINVEIKAEMFCAGHSDGHMDACLGDSGGPLVIKERGRFVLVGITSAGFGCGVDHQPGIYHNVQKTVRWIQEVVARNEL
- the LOC6608273 gene encoding uncharacterized protein LOC6608273; the encoded protein is MAPNDPSHPGGKSPAVAIAASHTISYVQCQNLKYNVIILGWLGVIISTVILGSSALTIHFRPDIELLLNQWPMNLVPVAEQQLLINLLTIFSSIVYGLSLINMGVSLLLLIGIARDSSCLIYPWLIYHGVIFGFGLYLGVFYATAGLFIDLSSFLMCLLVFNLVLVIFYKIYHEVFTLFRVMEQQSKDGGMGGLYYQDAEHGWTAAGVPFQHVYVPRLPMQK
- the LOC6608274 gene encoding uncharacterized protein LOC6608274 isoform X1, translating into MLVATDENNTNTTTTTTSRSTRNTWRWSRLALAVSLFAYCCCASSAATPTTSVTTAALLSGHQLLPWQTAAATAATTTSTARNLYAPHQSFSRQDDISFKDLRQRSDGTVVQSFGSYRTARQFGGYSTTAQRRSDAAVEIIPAPSVELPQGELITVPKQLVPTIPENVTRQGRRRNYMYIPLQTEGENGSAALLQLRPSRNATLSALGPPADGVAAVAHEFGADLATQGSGPEQQPLALELGPERTERSDLLAAASSTDKLEYAEPENTSRRVGFQFPSYSLKPASPFHPQAYREDNPIFGDTSAGGYDPQPYSEDASPVPPPTQYEQHETRHTRQLYFDSDTASSSFEFPGLVSNSKPHGLKLYRDDVTKFGDINGPITALPQQRPQRGFYFGDTEFRTGPPAPVRQFGPQKNFQEYVGPSEYQGTRKSRYYPYKSSRSPRVVFPTNDNVGTTGPSGPAGSSGPSGNGVYFSDNIAFRDQNFGINELAAVQDLRNDYSLQELDSASEATSSPQSASTFKEKVDITTDTECQHRGGTCEFFLGCWLSGGLIQGTCDGLLRGCCHRTAKSANLGSSDFVGNAVDLTDLPQKNYGPVNNEPSCGISLAKQTAQRRIVGGDDAGFGSFPWQAYIRIGSSRCGGSLISRRHVVTAGHCVARATPRQVHVTLGDYVINSAVEPLPAYTFGVRRIDVHPYFKFTPQADRFDISVLTLERTVHFMPHIAPICLPEKNEDFLGKFGWAAGWGALNPGSRLRPKTLQAVDVPVIENRICERWHRQNGINVVIYQEMLCAGYRNGGKDSCQGDSGGPLMHDKNGRWYLIGVVSAGYSCASRGQPGIYHSVSKTVDWVSYVVGLTMNI
- the LOC6608274 gene encoding uncharacterized protein LOC6608274 isoform X2; this translates as MLVATDENNTNTTTTTTSRSTRNTWRWSRLALAVSLFAYCCCASSAATPTTSVTTAALLSGHQLLPWQTAAATAATTTSTARNLYAPHQSFSRQDDISFKDLRQRSDGTVVQSFGSYRTARQFGGYSTTAQRRSDAAVEIIPAPSVELPQGELITVPKQLVPTIPENVTRQGRRRNYMYIPLQTEGENGSAALLQLRPSRNATLSALGPPADGVAAVAHEFGADLATQGSGPEQQPLALELGPERTERSDLLAAASSTDKLEYAEPENTSRRVGFQFPSYSLKPASPFHPQAYREDNPIFGDTSAGGYDPQPYSEDASPVPPPTQYEQHETRHTRQLYFDSDTASSSFEFPGLVSNSKPHGLKLYRDDVTKFGDINGPITALPQQRPQRGFYFGDTEFRTGPPAPVRQFGPQKNFQEYVGPSEYQGTRKSRYYPYKSSRSPRVVFPTNDNVGTTGPSGPAGSSGPSGNGVYFSDNIAFRDQNFGINELAAVQDLRNDYSLQELDSASEATSSPQSASTFKEKGCGISLAKQTAQRRIVGGDDAGFGSFPWQAYIRIGSSRCGGSLISRRHVVTAGHCVARATPRQVHVTLGDYVINSAVEPLPAYTFGVRRIDVHPYFKFTPQADRFDISVLTLERTVHFMPHIAPICLPEKNEDFLGKFGWAAGWGALNPGSRLRPKTLQAVDVPVIENRICERWHRQNGINVVIYQEMLCAGYRNGGKDSCQGDSGGPLMHDKNGRWYLIGVVSAGYSCASRGQPGIYHSVSKTVDWVSYVVGLTMNI